In Oryza sativa Japonica Group chromosome 3, ASM3414082v1, one DNA window encodes the following:
- the LOC4333019 gene encoding histone H3.3: protein MARTKQTARKSTGGKAPRKQLATKAARKSAPTTGGVKKPHRYRPGTVALREIRKYQKSTELLIRKLPFQRLVREIAQDFKTDLRFQSHAVLALQEAAEAYLVGLFEDTNLCAIHAKRVTIMPKDIQLARRIRGERA from the exons ATGGCCCGTACCAAGCAGACCGCTCGTAAGTCCACAGGAGGAAAGGCTCCCAGGAAGCAGCTTGCCACCAAG GCTGCTCGTAAGTCTGCTCCCACCACTGGAGGAGTTAAGAAGCCCCACCGTTACCGCCCTGGAACTGTTGCCCTCCG TGAGATTCGCAAGTACCAGAAGAGTACTGAGCTTTTGATCAGGAAGCTGCCCTTCCAGAGGCTTGTTAGGGAAATTGCACAGGACTTCAAG ACCGATCTGCGTTTCCAGAGCCATGCTGTCCTTGCCCTCCAGGAGGCTGCGGAGGCATACCTTGTTGGTCTCTTCGAGGACACCAACCTGTGCGCCATTCATGCCAAGCGTGTGACCATCATGCCTAAGGACATTCAGCTGGCTAGGAGGATTCGTGGTGAGAGGGCTTAA